GGGCTTGATGTAGCTCTGATTGAAAAAGATAAACTCGGAGGCGATTGCCTTTACTACGGATGTTTGCCGGGTAAAACGCTTATCCGCTCAGCTAAAGTCACCTCGCTGATCAAACGGGCCCGGGATTCGAATATCACGCAATTACCGTCCACGGCCACGAAAATACACCTGAACTTAAAGAGCGAATTAAAGCAATGCTCGAGGACGAGGATTAACCA
The genomic region above belongs to Deltaproteobacteria bacterium and contains:
- a CDS encoding FAD-dependent oxidoreductase; this translates as MKNYGVIVIGGGSAGLNVSAVSAKFGLDVALIEKDKLGGDCLYYGCLPGKTLIRSAKVTSLIKRARDSNITQLPSTATKIHLNLKSELKQCSRTRINQSIFLYYPRSYI